CCATCTGGTTCAGCTGCTCTCTTTCCTGAGAACCACTGCCATCTTCCATGCTCATGTATTTGTTCTCAGTATCATCAGTACCTGCTTCGTCTTTACGAGTGATCAGGCCCTGCAGATAGACCAACTCCTTCTTTGCTGCCTCCAGCTTTTTCAGGATCAGTTCTTTAAATTCCTGCAGATCAGCATCACTGTAACGGTAAACAGGACCGGACGGCTGTTCAGGCTGATCGAGAACAGATTTAGTAAACTCTGGTTGGTAGGTTACTAATGTGGCTGCTTTAGATCCACCTTTTTTATCAGCTTTCTCAGTACGTTCTGCTGGCTTTTCTGCTTTCGCAGGAGCAGCCTTTTCAGCTTTCTGTACTTTTTCTGCTGGCTTTTTTACGGCGTCTTTAGCAACTACTTTTTCTTTATCGTCTTTTTTATTTACTGGCATTATTACTTCTTTTTCTTCTGGCTTGGAAATTAGTTTTTCTTTATCTGTAGTAACGCCGGGCGTCACCACTTTCTTTGTATCAGGCACTTTCGCGGAAGCGGCAGGCTTAGCAGAAGCTACTGCAGCTTTTTTTACTTCAGATTGAGGCACCGCCTGTGCTGCTACGGGTGCTTTCTTTACTACAGATTTACCTGACGAAGCCGCCTGAGTAACTGCTGATTTTTTGGCAACAACTTTTTGGGTCGCAGTTGGTTTGACCTGCTGAGTAGCAACTTTAGGCGCTGATGTTTTTGCGGTAGGCTTTGCTGTCGCTGACTTCTTCACTGCGGACTTTGCCACTACAGCTTTCTTGTCAGGAGGAGCTTGCTTTACCGATGCTTTTTTCGCCGGTGCTGCTGCTTTTTGGGTCTTTTTACTAGCAACTTTCTTACTTGTTGCCATGGGATTAGCTTTTTTTGTTAACTAATACGTTGAATGTCAGATCATTTACTTCAATTTCAATTCCATCCTGTAATTCCGGCACTAATTCCAGACTATCTGCCAAAATTTCCGTGCAAATATAGTCATTATAGTTAATAATCGCCGATTTCAAGCTCTCGATTACTGCCACTTTTACCTGTATTCTGTCAGTCAGTTCAAAGTCATTGTCTTTCCTGATTTTCTGAATACGGTTGACTAGTTCACGCGCATTACCTTCATCCAGCAATACTGGTGTAATAGTAATATCGAGCGCCACTGTAAGTGGGCCCTTATTAGCTACGGTCCAACCGGGAATATCTTCTGAGATGATCTCTACGTCAGATAACTGGATAGGCAGTTGTTCATCTTCAACCTGAAGGATAAATTCTCCGTTACG
The DNA window shown above is from Chitinophaga agri and carries:
- a CDS encoding TraR/DksA C4-type zinc finger protein, translating into MATSKKVASKKTQKAAAPAKKASVKQAPPDKKAVVAKSAVKKSATAKPTAKTSAPKVATQQVKPTATQKVVAKKSAVTQAASSGKSVVKKAPVAAQAVPQSEVKKAAVASAKPAASAKVPDTKKVVTPGVTTDKEKLISKPEEKEVIMPVNKKDDKEKVVAKDAVKKPAEKVQKAEKAAPAKAEKPAERTEKADKKGGSKAATLVTYQPEFTKSVLDQPEQPSGPVYRYSDADLQEFKELILKKLEAAKKELVYLQGLITRKDEAGTDDTENKYMSMEDGSGSQEREQLNQMASRQIQFIDHLEKALVRIENKTYGICRVTGKLIDKARLRAVPHATLSIEAKLAKSK